One region of Solanum pennellii chromosome 6, SPENNV200 genomic DNA includes:
- the LOC107022907 gene encoding pentatricopeptide repeat-containing protein At2g31400, chloroplastic, with protein MASSTPPPHCALTTSKPYQPQTHSHPHPNHRNNHQRHWSSQKVSLNPPRNPTHPSQTSNFLSLSSSKSDFSADFSGRRSTRFVSKMHFGRAKISGNGRHSSFAQEALEEAIHCCNNEAGLDQVLLTFGSKLVGSDDYTFLFRELGNRGEWLAAMRCFQFAVGRERKRNEQGKLASSMISILGRSGKVDLAEKVFENAVSDGYGNTVYAYSALISAYAKSGYCNEAIRVFETMKDSGLKPNLVTYNALIDACGKGGADFKRASEIFDEMLRNGVQPDRITFNSLLAVCSGAGLWETARGLFNEMIYRGIDQDIYTYNTFLDVACNGGQIDVAFDIMSEMHAKNILPNQVTYSTVIRGCAKAGRLDRALSLFNEMKCAGIKLDRVSYNTLLAIYASLGKFEEALNVSKEMEGMGIKKDVVTYNALLDGFGKQGMYTKVKQLFAEMKAEKLSPNLLTYSTLISVYLKGALYHDAVEVYKEFKKQGLKADVVFYSKLIDALCKKGLVEYSSLLLNEMTKEGIQPNVVTYNSIINAFGESANNECGSDNVTHIVSTISQSKWENTEEDNIVKIFEQLAAQKSASGKKTNAERQDMLCILGVFHKMHESQIKPNVVTFSAILNACSRCSSFDEASLLLEELRLFDNQVYGVAHGLLMGQREGVWSQALSLFNEVKQMDSSTASAFYNALTDMLWHFDQKQGAQLVVLEGKRSEVWENTWSTSCLDLHLMSSGAACAMVHAWLLSIRSIVFEGHELPKMLSILTGWGKHSKITGDGALKRAIEGLLTSIGAPFQIAKCNIGRFISTGAVVTAWLRESGTLEVLVLQDDTSHLRATRFDQISNLQQLTL; from the exons ATGGCCTCCTCCACTCCCCCACCCCACTGTGCACTCACTACCTCTAAACCTTATCAACCCCAAACCCACTCCCACCCACACCCCAACCACCGTAACAATCATCAACGCCATTGGTCCTCTCAAAAAGTCTCTTTGAATCCACCTCGCAATCCTACCCATCCTTCCCAAACCTctaattttctctctctatcttCGTCAAAATCGGATTTTTCAGCTGATTTCTCGGGTAGACGTTCGACCCGATTCGTTTCCAAGATGCATTTTGGCCGGGCAAAGATATCGGGTAACGGAAGGCACTCTTCATTTGCTCAGGAGGCTCTTGAAGAAGCTATTCATTGTTGTAACAACGAAGCTGGTTTAGACCAAGTGTTGTTGACTTTCGGCTCTAAGCTTGTAGGGTCTGATGATTATACTTTTTTGTTCCGTGAGCTTGGGAATAGAGGGGAATGGTTAGCTGCTATGCGTTGCTTTCAATTCGCTGTTGGTCGTGAAAGGAAGCGAAATGAGCAAGGTAAATTAGCTAGTTCAATGATTAGTATACTTGGTAGATCAGGGAAGGTTGATTTAGCTGAGAAAGTGTTTGAGAATGCTGTCAGTGACGGGTATGGTAATACTGTTTATGCTTATTCTGCCTTGATTAGTGCTTATGCAAAGAGTGGGTATTGTAATGAAGCTATTAGAGTCTTTGAGACCATGAAAGATTCCGGCTTGAAGCCTAATTTAGTGACTTATAATGCGTTGATTGATGCTTGTGGGAAAGGGGGTGCTGATTTTAAGAGGGCGTCGGAGATTTTTGACGAAATGCTGAGAAATGGGGTTCAACCGGATAGGATTACCTTTAATTCGTTGCTTGCTGTTTGTAGTGGTGCAGGATTGTGGGAGACTGCGAGGGGTTTGTTTAACGAGATGATTTATAGAGGAATTGATCAGGATATATACACGTATAATACATTTTTGGATGTAGCATGTAATGGGGGACAGATAGATGTTGCTTTTGATATTATGTCTGAGATGCATGCAAAGAATATTTTGCCCAACCAAGTCACCTATAGTACTGTGATTCGTGGGTGTGCAAAAGCTGGGAGATTAGACAGAGCGTTGAGTTTATTTAATGAGATGAAGTGTGCTGGCATAAAACTAGACAGGGTTTCATACAATACTTTACTTGCTATATATGCAAGCCTGGGAAAATTTGAGGAGGCCCTTAATGTTAGCAAGGAGATGGAGGGTATGGGAATTAAGAAAGATGTTGTCACTTACAATGCTCTTCTGGATGGGTTTGGCAAACAAGGAATGTATACCAAGGTTAAGCAGTTGTTTGCAGAGATGAAAGCTGAAAAGCTTTCACCTAACTTATTGACGTACTCCACATTGATTAGTGTGTACTTGAAAGGAGCCTTGTATCATGATGCGGTAGAGGTCTATAAGGAGTTCAAGAAGCAAGGTCTGAAGGCAGATGTTGTTTTTTATAGCAAACTTATTGATGCCTTGTGTAAAAAAGGCCTTGTGGAGTACTCGTCGTTGTTGCTTAATGAGATGACGAAGGAAGGGATACAACCAAATGTTGTTACATATAACTCTATAATCAATGCTTTTGGTGAATCGGCAAACAATGAATGTGGATCAGACAATGTCACACATATTGTATCCACTATTTCTCAGAGTAAGTGGGAAAACACTGAAGAGGATAATATCGTTAAGATTTTCGAGCAATTAGCTGCTCAAAAGTCAGCTAGTGGGAAGAAAACTAATGCTGAAAGACAGGACATGCTCTGCATTCTAGGTGTTTTCCATAAGATGCATGAATCACAAATAAAGCCTAACGTAGTCACGTTTTCAGCAATCTTGAATGCTTGCAG CCGATGCAGTTCATTTGATGAAGCTTCACTCTTACTCGAAGAACTCCGTCTATTTGATAATCAAGTTTATGGGGTGGCACATGGACTTCTCATGGGGCAGAGGGAAGGTGTATGGTCACAAGCTCTATCTCTTTTCAATGAAGTGAAGCAGATGGACTCTTCAACTGCATCTGCCTTTTACAATGCTTTGACTGACATGCTGTGGCATTTTGACCAG AAACAAGGTGCTCAATTGGTTGTACTTGAAGGAAAACGTTCGGAAGTGTGGGAAAATACATGGTCCACTTCTTGTTTGGATCTGCATTTGATGTCTTCAGGGGCTGCATGTGCAATGGTCCACGCATGGTTGCTTAGTATACGGTCTATAGTGTTTGAAGGCCACGAGCTACCAAAGATGTTGAG CATTTTGACTGGCTGGGGCAAGCACAGCAAGATAACAGGTGATGGCGCCTTAAAACGAGCCATCGAAGGCTTGCTCACCAGCATAGGTGCACCATTCCAGATAGCAAAGTGCAACATTGGGAGGTTCATATCCACTGGTGCTGTGGTAACTGCTTGGTTGAGAGAATCAGGTACACTTGAAGTGCTTGTTCTTCAAGATGATACAAGTCACTTGCGTGCCACAAGGTTTGATCAAATTTCTAATTTACAGCAACTAACATTGTAG